TCCAGATTACGCCGGTATCACCTACCCAGGGACAGGGTCAGACCAACTAACTTAACTACCTTTACATTTAACATTatacaatagatcttcatggtcaatgtcaatgatgcctctcgagccattgtctggcgtcttttaccgtgaagatctattgtaaagatggtttgttggtccgaccctaAATTGTACcagcgtatctggcaaagggcctatcaagtgcataggcctacactGTAGAGTATacatataggcctatgcatCCATTCCATGACCGGCCAATGGCCATGCATCATCGTCATTGCATGCATATTGCATGGTCATGTCAATTGTCAGTTTAGGCTATATTAATATGCAAGAAACAAATACAGTTTTCTCAGAATATACTATGTATGTGACAATGAAATCGTACTCAAAGTTAACACAAGGATAAACTATTATGATGAGGTCGGATTCGGgacaaaatatcaatgtttACCTATTCTTTACCGAGAATTTATGGGcttcttttacatgttttacacGTCAACAGagcgcgatttgttacatcctcgatttACACTTCGAGGGTCGCTTGTTGGCTGATGATCATCATGCGCATGCGTTGGCTTGTTGGCTGATTATACTTGGTCCCCCAATTCTGTGGTGAGGCCTCGTTTTTGGATTTGTCGCAAATGCGTCACTGGGGCTGAAGTCTATTAATAGATGGGGATGACCGGCGTGCATGGgtggtgtaaagtgaaagatagtccctAAATTCATGGTCCTTTACAAATATCTTAgattgtttattgcttctcGGGACCTGGAGCATTGacgagataaaccattcaatgtgaactcaaatgATTGTGGCCATTTGAACTTTACGACATGAATTCATAgtcatactggtgaaaaaccattcaatgtgaaagtgATTTAGGTGATCTGAGAAATATGGATTCACAGGCCTACTAGTACTAGAtcataaaccattcaatgtgaattcaatgtaaaccagACAACGCTTGTGGTCATCTGATAGATTTGGATTCATACTAGTGATGacccattcaatgtgtcacatGCTGAACAtctcatcattcattcattgggTCACCAGTTTGTTGGTTTAAATGCATGTCAATATTTAAAACAATGTCAATACTAGTTGAAGTGTCGGAGCACCACCAGGCAAGTAAAGAAAAAAAGCAAatttaaatcattttcttttgaaaattatttattgttgCACATTCCAAGAATTATCCTCACATGGCAACTTCGAAAATCAGTGTAGGAGGAAAACCGTTTcaacgggagaaaacctacgcaatcggagggagtcgtcaactccatcacacaggtgacaggcacAGCGCTTACGACCATAATGACTTCATACATGTCCATTACATCGATCATCATCTTTGTGCCACTCCAATGCCCATTAAAGGACGAGATGTGGTGATATTCGGCCATGTTCAGCGAACAATGGTTCAGGTCACTGCTCTCATTAATCCATGACTAAACAGGTTTTAGggcccaatttgaataacaaaagaaccacatATTTTCATGGCCATGAACTGGACAGAGGCTGCCAACTGCAAGTGATTCCACTTTTGAAACTTACAACGGATCCTGATAAATTTACAGTAGGCCCAACTGTCGTACACGTGTCAGAACTTTAGTTTCATGGTTTCCCGCGAGAAGAATGAGAAGGTCACCTGACATAGGGAACTATTCAATATGGCGGCTCTGGGTACATCATACATacgggaaggtgtaaactgtggacgaaagtgtggacgctATCTTGGATCAAAGAAAATGGCTCTGAGCAGCTGAGACAGTGAGAGAGGGCCAACAgtttttgcctacaactgaatgatattgtcattgtcattcaaataaaagtagtttttgtgaaagaatattatttggcctagttagaaatatcacagttttaacaaattctttgataattagtccacatttggacactagacctcgcatttccccaCAAAGTCAAATGGCAAtgccacttcgaaaaccttcaaaaaagcccgtccactcattgatcaaaatcacccatcaaaataatttattttctttttttctttcgctgacccattaaaaagattataatgcataatatactgcaatttcttttaaatatatagaaagacaaagaaatgccagtccaccaaacttagagggccgctgtccacactttcgtccacagtttacacctacccgcCAAATGTCCAacttacatgcacccgctgaaagtCCACTGtagcagagacagtaggtcgagtgagacaagCTTGGCGACGAGGATCACTATTGACGACACTTGGAGAATGGGAATTCTTCAGTCTGTCAACGCATGCGCCATGAACACTACCACTTACCACAGAATTGGGGGGCCAATATTATGATTAGGCCAAAAGGCATAaagaaaaagtaggcctatatgcaaTAAACATGTCAtcccttaaacatgttaaagatgTTGCAAAATTTGACGATATGCACAGAATCGTCAATACATCATCTGCAGAAACATTCCTATGCTATTCAAAATTTCTTAGTGCATCAGAGTCCTTGGTATTTGGAGTTTCTGATGGGATTGATGTGTGGCAGGTAGTCCTTGACAAAGCTGAATTGGAGGAGATGAAAGATCTGGCAAATATTTCCCATTTGGATGCATATCTTGGAAAGTTTAGGTACAACAAACTTAACATTCGCAGTATTGCATGTCAATTGTCATACAACACTTGTCTTCTGCTCAGAACTTCGCTGCTTCGGTCACGGATGACGATGGTACAGTTTGCGTAgcctattacatgtattggTCACGATCCGCTACTCTGTACTTTGAGCCTTATGACATGctacctcgaaaaaagccaggaattccagcccaaacgcaggccatgatgaaaaacaggaaaaccccttgGTGTAAAAATTGTTTGatgtcacaaggctagccaaccaatcggGCCATTGTTttgtcaaccaatcattttcacAATAgacacctcgcacttcgtcccttttggggacaaaGTATTGGTCTacggtttgcgcataactgacTAATCAGCTGCGCTAACGGAGCCTGCAGATGACGtaaatcatgcataatcagGTGGACATGATattttgctggctctgttactATAGTGTcaggccgtcgtcacgtcaccatgcatttttacattactgtaacgtgacgagacgcgacgtcttcgtaaacgttgttcccaatcaagtgcatggatctatagtgttAGTGTTGGCTTACAATATGCACAAACTGTACCATCACCATTTATCCAGAACCGAAGTTCTTCAGTGTCGAATGTTTTGCGCAGAACTATGCATATAGAAAGGGTCAACATTAACAAGGTTTGTTTGGGCTCTGACCAATCATTGAGAGCATTTCACCTGACTAAATGGTCAAGGTGGCTTATGACATTGTCGAAAGTAAATTTACAACACTTTCACTCGAGAACTTGGGTCCCGGATGTCATATCTGCCTTTCTAATTGCCACTCATTATCTAACATCTCATATcattttctattttcaggtCCGCTTTTTTATCCAATCAAATTGATGTATCACAAGTTGGGACAAAAATTATATTGACTGTTGGGCAAGGGACAAGTGCTTTCTCTTACGACCTTTATGAGATGAAATCGGCAGAGAAGACAACAGAACTTCAGGCATTACTGTTTAAGTTTGCAGAAAAAGTGAGTTCATTGGAAACACAGCTAAAAAATGCCCAGCAGAATGTGGACACTCTGTCAAAACAGAACAAAGGAGGTTCAACAGGATTTTTAGACTTTGACTCTGGGAAAAAGACTGGAGCAAAAGTGCAGCCCAAAAAAGCTGGCATGAGTGTGATAAACCCTTCGAGCAAAAAACGGAAAGCAGCTCAGGGTGTTgtctttgactgaaaattactTGTATGTAGGTTCTGGACCAGTAGGAATAGCAGTTATCAATGTGTATAAGAAGCATTTATTTGCACACAAGTAGAATGTAAAATTCTTCATCAAAACTGACTGTCGGAGCTTTGTCAGACCAATCAAGTTTCGGACCAACAGAGCTGTCATAAACACTAAGGATGCTTACCATGCTTGTGCAGCTCAGAAAATAAAGGTCTTGaagattggtcaatacctgagCACATCTTGCTTGATGGGAGTGGCAAATGAAACCTTCCTTAGATCAGCCAAAATGTAGTCTTTTGTTTTTGATCAGAGGTATGATTAATTTCAGAAAACCGACAGGTAGGAAGATATTTTTGAGGATCATCGTATCTACTGTAAGAATGAGGTATTGGAAGATGTGTTTTCTATACAGAACAAGTTATGATGACCAACACAAGATCTTGGCAAAATGGGCCATTCTCATTTTTGTGAGAAAATAGTCTGAAataatgttacatgtatgttgtcaaATAAACTTTACAATATTAAGTATATTCTTGTCTTTATTGACTGATGATTCCATTTAAAACATGTTTCAAGACCCATCTGTCTCACTGTATGAGACCGAGATGAATAACACTTTCTGTTCTCATCAGTTGTGATGACACTATCTTCTGAGAAGAGATAAAAGTTTCTCTGTGTCACTGTCTGAATCTGAGATGGATAACACACTCCGTTTTCATAAGTTCTGATGACACTGTCTTATCTCCGAGATGAGATAAATCTGTCTTGTCTCATCTGTTGTAATGACACTGTCTAATCTCTTGGAAGAGATAAAACTGTTTTGTTGAAGGCACTCTTATCTTTGAGGTAACACTGTCTTTTCTCGTGGTGATGATACTGTCTCTACCGAAGTGACCTAAGATTCTTGCCATTATCCTGCAGATGGCATGACACTTTCTTTGGGACTGTCTTTTGCACTGTCTCCCAGCAGTCGTCCAGTTTCAGTTACGGGCCATAGATGGACATAGGGCCTGTCACAGGGGCCTACCAACTGATGTGATAGCCAGAGACAGGAGACATAGgccggtatcaggctgtttcgctacattgccagttcgctacaagtcgtttcgctacatgtggcggtcgtttcgcaacatggtaggtcgtttcgctacatgggtggagacgtttcgctacatgatgggtatggtcgtttcgctacatggaggacgttttgctacatgggtggagtcgtttcgctacatggatgtagtcattatttttactctattttaccctactataattcccggtggtgactacaaatttattatagcacagtttgccggtaaaaaaacttatacggtttgatggcgcgcaaggggttcttgtcgtcctggcctgggttaggccacataaaaaaaagagttggtgatcgtccccgcccgcccctacgaaaaacgcccggccccattttttgttaaa
Above is a window of Lineus longissimus chromosome 3, tnLinLong1.2, whole genome shotgun sequence DNA encoding:
- the LOC135484907 gene encoding uncharacterized protein LOC135484907, with translation MSSLKHVKDVAKFDDMHRIVNTSSAETFLCYSKFLSASESLVFGVSDGIDVWQVVLDKAELEEMKDLANISHLDAYLGKFRSAFLSNQIDVSQVGTKIILTVGQGTSAFSYDLYEMKSAEKTTELQALLFKFAEKVSSLETQLKNAQQNVDTLSKQNKGGSTGFLDFDSGKKTGAKVQPKKAGMSVINPSSKKRKAAQGVVFD